CAACGCCATGCGCGCCGTTGATCTGCAAGCGGTTGAACGTCGCTCTCAGGCGGGTGAAACACTGGACCCAGACGTCCGCGACTTCCTGCTGCAATCCCTTGATGTGAAAGAAAAACGCTGGACCCTGAACCTAGATGTGCTTGAGGCCGAGATGCCCAAGATCATCGGCTTCCCAGACGTCACAGGCGCCTTTGACGGGCCAACCCTGTTCCTATCCGGCGCCGACAGCGACTACGTCGCGCCAGACCACCGCCCCGTCATAAAATCGCTGTTCCCCAAAGCCCGCTTCGCCAAACTACCGGACGCAGGCCACTGGCTCCACGCACAAAAACCGCGCGAGTTCGAAGCAACCCTGCGCGCCTTCTGCGTCTAAAGATAACAGGACGTCAAAAACACCAACAACGACGCGCCGCCAGCGGCAGCAAGAAAGGCGTGTGGAAGATAATACATGGCCGGCTCCTCATGTGGTCATGAAGGTAATACGGCCCAGCCCCAAACTTCCGTCGCGCGTTTCGGGATTATTTCCCCGTCATCGCCTTGGTGACGTAATAGGTCAGCGGCAGTGCCAGAACAAAGCCCGCCACAGCCGCAATCAGGA
This Octadecabacter temperatus DNA region includes the following protein-coding sequences:
- a CDS encoding alpha/beta fold hydrolase encodes the protein MLNILTYGDPSLPKLLIAHGLFGSARNWGVIAKRLSDTYHVITPDMRNHGASPWHDTQSYFDMADDLAELLDEPAYVVGHSMGGKAAIVLALKHPHLIRKLVVADIAPVGYSHSQTQHINAMRAVDLQAVERRSQAGETLDPDVRDFLLQSLDVKEKRWTLNLDVLEAEMPKIIGFPDVTGAFDGPTLFLSGADSDYVAPDHRPVIKSLFPKARFAKLPDAGHWLHAQKPREFEATLRAFCV